TGGTGGTTCTGAAATAAGATATAGGAAATGTACAAAACGAAGCCATTTAATCCCATGAAAGTGTTCAAtgcttaaaaataatttcaacttttgtttgtttgtctatGATTGTTTCAGTAATTTAGGCAATTCATTTCAGTAATTTAGGAtaagagagatttattattttgtcagcCAGAAAAAACAAGCATCACAAGTtgcaacaaaaatgaaaatatactaCAACATACACAAAGTTTTTTGGTATAGACTGTGGGGAGCGATAGGACCATACTGTCACCAGAGTCAGCATCCCCATGTTTGCACAAAAGTCACGCTCTCTTCTTTTGGGTCACCTTGTATTATTGCAAATAAATGCTTTATAGAATAGTAAGGAAACAACTTTAATCGCTGACCTACCTTATGTTAACGCCAATAAAATTGATCcaagaaaataaataatcacCACCAAACATCATTCCAAAATATGTTATTGCGATATTTTTTAAACAACCGACCACAGTTGTAGTTAATGCGGAATTATAAGCTGTGCAAACTGCTATTGAATACATCAAGATGAACCTGAAAAAAGCAATGTCATCTAATTAGTAATAAAAGGTACAATCATATTTaatcattttgtttgtttgtaagTTTATGCAATCCAATCGATAAGGAGTTCAATGCCTGAATGAATGCAAAGAATGAGTAAACTAAAGATATTAAATCACTGATCAATTAACTACATTGCAAAGTATTTATATCATTAGGAATTTAAGTTCAAATAATCAATTTGTTGTTTATCAAGTAGAGTTTCTGTTATTGTGAAAATGAGGGGGATTTTGTGGATGAGCAGTATATTCAAAACGAGTTTGTATCACATGTTATGCCTATGCAGTTTATCAAGAATTAATCAATCTTGCGATTTATTGATCATAGTTTTCATCTCAGGGACTTATTAGCTATATGAAGAGTTGTTAGCAAAAGTATTTAGTAGCGAATTTTAATTTAGATAACAATGAcatataacaaacaaaaaactcaCCCCATTACGCATGAGAGAAGAAATTGGAAAACGAATGCAAATTCATCCCATCCTTGATAGGAGATTCCTTTCTCTAATTCACCAGTATAATAAAGAATACAGGCAGCTGGAACAAGCATTAATAAACAGTTGTAATATGTTATGCCATACTTCCCAAGATcctgaaaattttagaaaaagaatGTCATAACATAGTTTAATTCATGAGCTTAGcttgaagtaaaaaaaatacaCACATATAGCCTACATATTTATACATAGAAAAGTAAGAGCCAATTAATGAGATAGAAGAACAAAGCGTATCAGATTTATACTACAAGAAAGTGGAATAAAGGTTTGAACAGagaataaatgataaataaaacacattttCCTCACAACAATgcttcaaatattcaatttatatttgaatatatattaatatatatgactAAGCAGATCAGGTAAGAGATTCGgaaaagtatttattataaaaaaaattcctatAACAAACTGTGCCCTGCAATTCAATTCAACTACCGGTAGGTAATTTTTTGAGTGATGAAAACTGAAATACCAGAATTTTTTTCCCTGGGTCCAAATCTAAATAAGTTTAGAATATCTTAAAATTGGGAGCAaacaatttttctttaaataaacAACTTTCATGCACAACAGAATGCATAATTTCAGATACCTGTGCATTGAGAAGTTTCTTCATAAAAACTGCATTTAATGCTGTGAAAACATCATTAGCAATAATGAACGTATATCCAACCAAATCAAATGCAAGATCATcactaaaaatagaaaatcagtAAGATCAACTTGAAtacaaaattatacaaatatatacgAAAAAATAATCAGATATAAAAAGGTACTTatcattaaatttaatattaattcttGTATAAAACTATACCCAAACTGTAATTGAAACAAGTTGGAACACATTCAAAACGTTTTTTTTACTCCGTGCCAGGTAccctattatattttttgatgcACAATGTATTCAATTATTGCAAATCTAAATGTATTTGCAATGCATATTATAGATAATACATTGTCAAGTTTAACAGTTATCATACACTAATTACTAGAAGTAAAAGTAGGTATGTCAGTCATATTGAAAttgatttagaaaaattactttCCTATCACGGTATGGAAATTCATGATATCAAtcaccaaaacaaaatatgaatatgacATTATATTATTGTTTGTAGAAACAAACTAAATATACTATAAAACTATAACAACATCCTGATTCACCTTGCAGCAATAATTGATCCTCCAATCATCATCAAGACTGTTGAGGTGACAGTTCGACTTGCTTTCTTCCTAATATTATAGGAATTAAAGGGTCAATAACAAATACATTCAGATTCTTGATATaattactaaaatatttcatattgcCAAATTTAATAGTGAGAGACTATATGGGAAAGTTGTACATTGACTTTTTAATACTACGAATCACAATACAATGTAGTAATGCCAAATTTTGAATGAGGCacaaaaactaaaacaaaagcagagtgaaaaatatttctacatGAGATATACCTGAGTACAAAGAACTCTAATATCAATgtaaacaaaatagaaaatctTCTTAGTACAGTAAACATTGGAAGACTTAGTTTCTTCGTTCCTCCCAATCCAGCAATCAAGTTGGCGAGATATATGAGAGGTAGAGGAAAAATCTGGAAATAAAAACAGATTCGGATAATAAATATAGTGGAGAGCATGGGTGACATCTAGGTGAGCAAGCATAAGGTGAGCGAGCATAACTATTCCACTCCTATATATTTGGAATCTTATTGCAATGACTTGACTAAGAATGGGcaattcaaaaatcaaaatacagAATCTGGAGGATCCGTTAATGCAATTCAGTTTAAGCATCCTTGCACCATGCGACGATTTTTGTAATTTGaatatctaatttattaatcataGAATAGCATTTTCTCTTGCGTTGAAATCTCTCTTGTTAGGTAGTACTCGAGTCCACTTGCAAAACACACATAGAAGCAGTCGGCCCCAAACACAGTATTGTTAGTCTgcatattcaggacaagaagACAGTGATAAATATGTCACTGCAAAAACTCGGTATTGCATCATTTTTACGTTTTTCAGCATCATGATATAGTTggcaaatgaaaataattattggtGACACTGGCATTTTCTAATTGAAACAAGCCTCAATTTTTGACAAACACATCATATTTCTCATACATTACATGATTTTGCGCATCCCATGAGTTAACCCAATAAATGTATGTGACCCAAAAACCAGATGTTGATGTTAAAActtgatttaatatttttttgtgaactatttgaattcatttaggccttttacaaaaatatcaaattatattgcaaaacaatgcattttgccatatttatttCGCCATACCaacagattacatatttttccaaTTATAGTCTACAATAAGTTCGTTCATAATGTCCAAAACCGGCACATGTTAGGTCAAATATTTTGGCCACCGatagttttaaaaaagttgccaTTGCCATTCAATCATGTCATCAAGTTTCCTTGTGGGTAAGATCCAAAGTAAGTAGAGGGCAAAGCGAAATAATTTGCAGTTCAAACCCAATATTATAGTACTTGAAAATGTACATGTacaagaaaatgatatttttaaaaaatggcagacttttgtcactccgtgacgtcacggagtgacGAGATCTTTCAAAGTGCCGCGAAAGAACAACAAGCAACCATCAACTGCCAAATAGGTAAATTATTGGGCCCAACCCCCAAAATGACGTCTcaatttttgaggcaaatagttattgatatatattagataattgaaataaagttgaaaaattgtCCGTGATGTGTAACTCCGTAATAACACAAGGTAAGTGTTGTCAATAGTGCACagtgcaatatttatattaagcaCAGATATCAGAAGTAAAACTTTACACATACTTGGTtgaccaaatacattttaagaTAACATAAATAGCATGAGAGTTCATGTTACAAAACTGGAGAAAATTAGGCAGAGCACCATCAAATATTCCGCTGAAGAAATGACAATTACTTTGAGCTGTATCTGTACCTTTTCATGCCATTTTGAAAACTTCAAGATCTGTCCTACACTTATTgcagtttaatatttcaattagGCAAGATAtaattttcaactaatttatgGAATTGCTGTTTACCTTCTTTGGTAATTGGGCATCGCAGTCTGGAAAGGAAACAAGTCCTACTGTTTTTCCAGACCGTAAAATTAGAACTGCTGCAATCATTTGACCAACACCAAGAAATTGGACAGAAGGGAATCTGAAATAAGAGTCAAGCTTTAAATATGGATAAGTGGATaagccatcttggtgcacatacttctggaggtccctttttacctaaccctagagccaaccatatccatatggaaaatgttctaaattatggtacccaaaatgtatcaccagcaggggcagacctgccattacagcattactggctacatacgttggtttgtgtttttaatttgctgccgtggtactccaactcaacaaggtgccccgaactcattgcaaaatttttttctgcttcacactgtttccctctgttttgcgctctttcgcgctgtttccaaactgttttgcgctgtttccctcggttttgcgctgttttgcgctctttgcggtatTTCGcactgtattcagtaagtagtaagaccgtgGCCCTACATGTTGGAAACTGTAGGTCTGATACTAGGCAGATTAGTAATTTGTTGAATTTGTGTAGACAGCAGCAAAGACGTCAGTTTATAATCATATGTCAGCATGTCCAATGAGTTGCATTCTAAATACTGGCTAAACAGGGTTAATATGAATTAATTTTAGAATCAGATAAATTTTGTGGTTTCATTGAGGCGTAAATGACTTTGAGCAAAAAGCACAATGTCTGAATGTGTTGAGTGTAAATGCTACGTTGCGAGTGAgcaataatacagtaatagtaaATTGCATTCGACAGCATGCTGGCATGGAGATACATTGTTTTCTTACATTTCATGTATATCAACATCTTCTGATCTTACAGTCTTATTGTGGGTCACAGAAAAAATGGCATTAAAAGTGGGTGTGAAATGAAAAAGGTTAGGAAGCACTGCACTACAGGTACATGAAATACGAATTGTTGCAAAAAATAGGCAATAGGCTCAATAAGTTGAAATATTAATGTATTAAATATGTTATTGATTGTATCTGGTTTCAGAATTTAGAAATTGATGTTTTCAACCTACTTATAATATGTCAGAACACTTTTATTAACAAGCATTATAACAGTTGATGAAATCCCATAAAATGCAGCAGCTAATATTCTCGTAAGTGTTGTCGCCTGTAGGCTGTCATCCATACTTGCCGCAGTTTAAAATTAATCTACAAGAGAACAAACTGCAGAATTGTAAAACAATTGAATTATCAGTCTGCAGGTCTGTTTGTCAGTTCAGCAGTTTGTTAGTGGTACCTAACAAATAAATAAGTAATAGGCTAAATAAGATTAGGcgattgaatatgataacagatttagatatataGACTAACTGTATAAGGACTCTCAatagaaactgccagaagcaaaatatgacgtaatttagtcaagatataaacgattgaaaatttcatccgaagttaccgtACCTGCGTTTACGccgtaaaagcaggtaacttcggatgatttcactaccggtatattatgaacaatttctCCGCCGTTTATTGTTGAATTGAAGCCAaacttggaatataatacaATGAAGCCTTTCTCTTCACGATAAACTCGGTTTCATATCAGTCAAtaccttttttcattgaaattattgactttatttGTCTGCAGATCTGTATTCCAAATGtttctaacttcggatggccacTTTTCGCATTGCGTCACTTcgtcgtgagagagaaatgtctgcgtgATCAGTGACGCGtgataacgtcgctgcgtagaaCTTACGATGCCGTGATCCGTTTTGCGTGTCGCACACTGACGTTCGTCTATGACGGccgtttttggacacgtagtggacataacgatcgtttcaatattatgttgttgttgttgttcttgttcttgttctttgacacgtttttaaaaagtcgcttttctcttcgaatactggaccaattgctttgaaattttcagtggttaaagattaattttttcgctagaaggctattacttttatttatttcaaaattttgcgtgaattctatgaaatttgatatttcgtctaaaattttgctgtattattttttatccatgggaacacggattttagtcaatgtcatgactggctgtacgttttgattctgcaaaattcttgctactggaaattcagaacttctttgagggtaccggtagcgtcaaacgtaccggtaaagactgattcgctctggtctaacgtgtccatatatttgtgcgtagctctcttgttcttgttctttgacacgtttttaaaaaatcgcttttctcttcgaatactggaccaattgctttgaaattttcagtggttaaagattaatttcttcgctagaagactattacttttatttatttcaaaattttgcgtgaattctatgaaatttgatatttcgtctaaaattttgctgtattattttttatccatgggaatacggattttagtcagtgtcatgactggctgtacgttttgattctgcaaaattcttgctactggaaattcggAACTTTTtcgagggtaccggtagcgtcaaaggtaccggtaaagactgattcgctctggtctaacgtgtccatatatttgtgcgtagctctcttgtttacttCTGTAACAACGACTAATCAGCTATAAGTAAACAGTGACGTAACCATTTAAATTGGAGCGGCCGCTCAGATGTTCGCTCCGACAGGTAAAACATTTGGTtttaaacattgcctcgtttttgtggttttgcgtgttattcgCCAGTTTTCGGTTGCATTTCCAACAAGTAAAAACAAtcatacaatattaaaaaaaaaggaggAAAAGATGCAACAGCTAGTTCTCATTGCTGCatacattgattaaatatatatgaccCACAGTCtcatttttcataataaaaattagaCCCATTCATCATAAAAGGTTTGCCATCCCTGGTATGAAGTATGTCGCTCTAAGTTGCAGGGAATAAACTACAACCAGAGTTACGCGCGTTAGGACGTTTTCGCAGGTCGTATGTATATTAGAATATGTGCCGATTTGCTCGGGGCTACGTAAAACGCAAATAGAATAAAGAGTAGTACAAATTTGCGAAACTGACCGCGCCATCTGTTCATGCAGCGAGACGACGCAAAAAAACACAGCTGGTTGataccaaagt
This is a stretch of genomic DNA from Styela clava chromosome 2, kaStyClav1.hap1.2, whole genome shotgun sequence. It encodes these proteins:
- the LOC120336641 gene encoding nucleotide sugar transporter SLC35D1-like, with the protein product MDDSLQATTLTRILAAAFYGISSTVIMLVNKSVLTYYKFPSVQFLGVGQMIAAVLILRSGKTVGLVSFPDCDAQLPKKIFPLPLIYLANLIAGLGGTKKLSLPMFTVLRRFSILFTLILEFFVLRKKASRTVTSTVLMMIGGSIIAASDDLAFDLVGYTFIIANDVFTALNAVFMKKLLNAQDLGKYGITYYNCLLMLVPAACILYYTGELEKGISYQGWDEFAFVFQFLLSCVMGFILMYSIAVCTAYNSALTTTVVGCLKNIAITYFGMMFGGDYLFSWINFIGVNISVVGSIVYSIFTFKAQQEKNKPKKQPQSL